The Gemmatimonadota bacterium DNA segment CGCTGGGCCGACATCGCCGAAAAGGCGAAACCGGAACTGGCCGATTTGCCATTGAATCAGCGGGCGCAGCGACTGGCGCAGCTCCTCACCTCCCTCGGCTACATGGCCGAGGCGTCGGAGGGGGAGAATTCCACGTTGCGCGAGCACAACTGCGCCATTCGCGCCGTGATCGAGCGCTTCCCGGAGATCTGCGTCGCCGAGAAGCGGTTCCTCGAGGAAGTGCTCGGGACCCACGTCACGCGCCAGACCCATATCGCGGCAGGGGCCAACTGCTGCGAGTACTGCATCCATCCGTCCGACTCGTCAGGCGAAGTCGCCGCGGTTAGCGCCGCGGCGACCGCCCTCGAGTCGCCCTCCTTCGTCCAGATCGAGACCCCACGCCATGGGGCGAGCGCACGTCACGTCGCGCTGCAGGAGACGCCATGAGTAGCGCCATCGACCAGCTGGTTTCCAAGGAATACCAGTACGGCTTCAGCACCGACATCGACACCGACACGATCCCGCCCGGATTGAGCGAGGACGTGGTCCGGATCATTTCGGCCAAGAAGAACGAGCCGCCCTTCATGCTCGAGTGGCGCCTCAAGGCGTTCCGCCGCTGGCAGCAGATGACGGAGCCGCACTGGCCCAACGTCACCTTCCCGGCCATCGACTACCAGGCGGTCTCGTACTACTCGGCCCCCAAGTCGGTCAAGCCGTTAGGCAGCCTGGACGAACTCGACCCCAAGATCCGCGAGACGTACGACAAGCTCGGGATCCCGCTGCGGGAGCAGAAGCTCCTGGCCGGCGTGGCGGTCGACGCGGTCTTCGATTCGGTCTCCGTCGGCACGACGTACAAGGAGGAGCTGAAGAAGCACGGCATCATCTTCTGCTCCTTCGGCGAGGCGGTGCGTGACCACCCCGACCTGATCGAGAAGTACCTCGGCTCGGTGGTCCCCTACAGCGACAACTTCTTCGCCGCGCTCAACTCGGCGGTCTTCTCCGACGGCTCGTTCGTCTACATCCCCAAGGGGGTGCGCTGCCCGATGGAGCTGTCGACGTACTTCCGCATCAACGCCGCCGATACGGGGCAGTTCGAGCGCACGCTCATCGTCGCCGACGAAGGATCGTACGTGAGCTACCTCGAAGGGTGCACCGCACCCAAGCGCTCCACCAACCAGCTGCATGCGGCGGTCGTGGAGATCGTGGCCCTCGACAACGCGACGGTGAAGTACTCGACCGTGCAGAACTGGTACGCGGGCGACGAGCACGGCGTGGGCGGGATCTACAACTTCGTCACCAAGCGCGGCAAGGCGATGACGAACAGCAAGATCTCGTGGACGCAGGTGGAGACCGGCTCGGCGATCACCTGGAAGTACCCCAGCGTCATCCTGCAGGGCGACAACTCGGTCGGCGAGTTCTACTCGGTGGCGGTGTCAACAACATGCAGCAGGCCGACACCGGGACCAAGATGATCCACATCGGCCGCAACACGAAGTCGAACATCGTCTCCAAGGGGATCTCGGCCGGCAAGGGACAGAACTCGTATCGCGGCCAGGTGAAGGTGATGCCGCGCGCCGAGAACGCGCGCAACTACACGCAGTGCGACTCGATGCTGATCGGCAACGCCTGCGGCGCGCACACCTTCCCGTACATCGAGGCGCAGAACAACACGGCGACCATCGAGCACGAGGCGAGCACGTCGAAGATCGGCGAAGACCAGATCTTCTACCTCAAGCAGCGCGGCATGAGCGCCGAGCAGGCCGTG contains these protein-coding regions:
- a CDS encoding helix-turn-helix domain-containing protein, with translation MTGATLPIPGYRGLRGDVLVALKKAQPLTAKELGVHFGVTPNALRRHLKELEVEGLVRYQREIRGVGGPVFAYSLTESGERLFPRAYDAALNEVLELVRQQMGSDGVVELFRKRWADIAEKAKPELADLPLNQRAQRLAQLLTSLGYMAEASEGENSTLREHNCAIRAVIERFPEICVAEKRFLEEVLGTHVTRQTHIAAGANCCEYCIHPSDSSGEVAAVSAAATALESPSFVQIETPRHGASARHVALQETP